The Lysobacter luteus genome contains the following window.
TGCTCGAGCACGTGCCGCCCGACGTCATCCGCGCGATGTACCGCGAGTCACGCCGGATCCTGGGCGCTCGCGGCCTGATGTTCCATTCGGTCAACTGTGGCGACCACTACGCCTACGTGGACCGCCGCATCAGCCAGCTGAACTACCTGAAGTACTCCGACCGCGCCTGGCGGTTCTGGAACAACGCCTTCCTGTACCAGAACCGGATGCGCGCGCACGAGTTCGTCGACCTGGCGCTCGAGTGCGGGTTCCGGATCACGCTGGACACGTCCACGACGCGCCCGCAGCGCCTGCGCGAACTGGCGGAAGTGCGCGTGCACCCGCGATTTGCCCACGTGCCGGCGGAGCAGCTGTGCATCACCAGCATCGACCTCATTGCCGAGCCGGCGGCTTAGCGACGGCGGCGGCCGCCGATGGGGCCACCCCGTCCACCGGTGCCAGCCGCAGCAACTGGCCATCGACTGCATCGTCGACCAGCAGGTAAAGCGCGCCGTCAGGCCCCTCTCGGACATCGCGGATGCGCTGTCCGCGGTCCACCAGCAGGCGCTCCTCGCCGACCACCGCGTCGCCGTCCAGCTCCAGTCGGATCAGTGCGCTGCGGGCCAGCGAGCCCATGAACAGGTCGCCCTCCCACCCGGGGAACCGGCCACCGGTGTAGAACGCCATTCCGCTCAGCCCGGGCGACTCCGCCCAGACGTGGTGCGGCGGCTCCATGCCCGGCGCGGCCTCACCGACCGAGCCGGGCACCGGCTTGCCGTCGTAGTCGCGGCCGTGGGTGACCAGCGGCCACCCGTAGTTGCGCGAGGCCTGCGGGATGTTGAGTTCGTCGCCACCCATCGGGCCGTGCTCGCTGGTCCACAGTTGCCGGCTCTGCGGATGCAGTGCGGCACCCTGCATGTTGCGGTGGCCGAACGACCAGATTTCCGCGCGGGCATCGTCGTTGCCCACGAACGGGTTGTCCGGCGGGATGCCGCCGTCGGGCAGGATGCGCACCAGCTTGCCCTGCAGCTTGTCGAGCGCCTGCGCGGCGGAGGCCGCGACGCGGTGTTCGCCCTGCGTGACAAACAGGTGGCCGTCATCGTCGAACACCAGCCGCGACCCCAGGTGGGTACCGGCCGAAAGCTTCGGCTCCTGCCGGTAGACCACTTCCACATCCCGCAGCGCGCCTTCCTCCAGCCGCCCGCGTGCCACCGCGGTGCCCGCGAGGTTGCCGCGCAGGTTCGGCTCGGCAAACGACAGGTACACCAGGCGGTCGTTGCGGAAGTCCGGCGACAGCGCCACGTCGAGCAGTCCGCCCTGGCCTTCGACGAAGACCCGCGGCACCCCCTCCAGAGGCCCCGAGATCTGGCCGCCCTTGTCGATGAGCCGCAGGCGGCCGGGTCGCTCGGTCACCAGCATCCCGCCATCGGGCAGGAACGCCAGCCCCCACGGATGCACCAGCCCGGTCACCAGCGTGGTGACGGCAAAGTCCGCCTGCTCGGACCGGTAGGGCTCCGGTACGGGATCGGCGACGAACCGTGGAGGAACCGCCGCCGCGGGTGCGTCGTGGCCGCAACCGGCCAGTGCGATCAGCAGCAGGGGAAGCATCGACAGTCGTTGCATGGCGTTGTTCGCAAGGACGTGGACCATGCGATGTAAACGGCGAGGCGCGTGGCAAGCGGCCGCTGGCCGGTGGCATCGGGCGCGGACGTTAACCACGACAGCAATCACCGGTGCGGCCATCTGCACGCCCGGCAACCGGCCAGGGGAAGACGCGAAATGGAACAGCAACGCAGGATCAAGCAGTTCGTACTCCAGAACTTCCTGTTCTCCGAAGACGAGGATGCACTGGGCGACGCGGACTCGCTGATCCGCGGCGGCATCGTCGATTCGACCGGTATCCACGAGCTGATCCTTTTCCTTGAGGAGAGCTACCAGATCGCGGTGTCGCCTGACGAAATGGT
Protein-coding sequences here:
- a CDS encoding PQQ-dependent sugar dehydrogenase, producing the protein MQRLSMLPLLLIALAGCGHDAPAAAVPPRFVADPVPEPYRSEQADFAVTTLVTGLVHPWGLAFLPDGGMLVTERPGRLRLIDKGGQISGPLEGVPRVFVEGQGGLLDVALSPDFRNDRLVYLSFAEPNLRGNLAGTAVARGRLEEGALRDVEVVYRQEPKLSAGTHLGSRLVFDDDGHLFVTQGEHRVAASAAQALDKLQGKLVRILPDGGIPPDNPFVGNDDARAEIWSFGHRNMQGAALHPQSRQLWTSEHGPMGGDELNIPQASRNYGWPLVTHGRDYDGKPVPGSVGEAAPGMEPPHHVWAESPGLSGMAFYTGGRFPGWEGDLFMGSLARSALIRLELDGDAVVGEERLLVDRGQRIRDVREGPDGALYLLVDDAVDGQLLRLAPVDGVAPSAAAAVAKPPARQ
- a CDS encoding acyl carrier protein — encoded protein: MEQQRRIKQFVLQNFLFSEDEDALGDADSLIRGGIVDSTGIHELILFLEESYQIAVSPDEMVPANFDTIDSVNRFVTRKLAG